One window of the Lynx canadensis isolate LIC74 chromosome D3, mLynCan4.pri.v2, whole genome shotgun sequence genome contains the following:
- the FAM210A gene encoding protein FAM210A: protein MQWNVSRSIFRLAHRTCMEPHCQNIKGQLLLYKAESRVVLVQGPQKQWLHLSAVQCVAKEKKPFTAHPPQPGVLHHQQWEQDILSKRVISSNATSPGTPSERKEEPDPLQDKSISLYQRFKKTFRQYGKVLIPVHLITSGVWFGTFYYAAIKGVNVVPFLELIGLPDSVVNILKNSQSGNALTAYALFKIATPARYTVTLGGTSFTVKYLRSRGYMSTPPPVKEYLQDRMEETKELLTEKMEETKDRLTEKLQETKEKVSFKKKVE, encoded by the exons ATGCAATGGAATGTATCGAGGTCTATATTCCGACTGGCACATAGGACATGCATGGAACCACACTGTCAAAACATAAAGGGACAATTACTTTTGTATAAAGCTGAATCCAGAGTAGTTTTGGTACAGGGCCCTCAAAAACAATGGCTGCACTTATCAGCTGTCCAATGTGTtgcaaaggaaaagaagccaTTTACTGCTCATCCACCCCAACCGGGGGTCCTTCACCATCAACAGTGGGAGCAAGATATTTTATCCAAGAGGGTTATATCATCCAATGCCACATCCCCAGGAACTCCTTCCGAAAGAAAGGAAGAGCCTGATCCTTTACAAGACAAATCTATTAGTCTTTATCAGcgatttaagaaaacatttagacAATATGGAAAAGTTTTGATTCCAGTACATCTAATAACTTCTGGTGTTTGGTTTGGAACATtttattatgcagccataaa aGGAGTGAATGTCGTTCCTTTTCTAGAACTGATTGGGTTACCTGACAGTGTAGTAAACATTCTGAAAAATTCCCAGAGTGGAAATGCCCTAACAGCATATGCCTTGTTTAAG ATCGCAACACCTGCCCGATATACCGTGACTTTGGGAGGAACCTCCTTTACTGTGAAGTATTTGCGTAGTCGGGGCTACATGTCAACACCACCTCCTGTTAAGGAGTATCTGCAGGACAGGATGGAAGAGACCAAGGAGCTTCtcacagagaaaatggaagaaacaaaGGATAGACTCACTGAAAAATTacaggaaaccaaagaaaaagtttcttttaagaaaaaagtggaaTAG